The proteins below come from a single Nostoc sp. KVJ3 genomic window:
- a CDS encoding nicotinate phosphoribosyltransferase: MTTLPDLDYVYKQQSQQNQELNLSAEDYSLLTDLYQLTMAACYTGVGIEQRRASFELSVRRLPEGFGYLIAMGLTQALEYLAKIRFSASQIAALQATGIFAHASDRFWSLLAEGKFTGDVWAVPEGTAVFANQPLLRVEAPLWQAQLVETYLLNTINYQTLIATKAARLRDVAGESATLLEFGTRRAFSPQGALWAARAALAGGLDSTSNVLAALQLGEKPSGTMAHALVMALSAIEGTEEQAFSAFHRYFPGAPLLIDTYDTVAAAQRLAQKVNSGEMQLSGVRLDSGDLVTLSKQVRSLLPDVPIFASGDLDEWEIARLKAAGAQIDGYGLGTRLVTGSPVNGVYKLVDIDGIPVMKQSSGKVTYPGRKQIFRSFTGGKVKADRLGLLGESPLEEETLLQLVVQEGEQVQPFESLATIRQRTFASVASLSEQTRRLDLPIAVEVEISEGLRVLTEETKKRTAEAQRSQCVAGVPPVVAPGATQR; the protein is encoded by the coding sequence ATGACAACTTTGCCAGATTTGGACTATGTATATAAACAGCAAAGCCAGCAGAACCAGGAACTAAACCTTTCTGCGGAAGACTACAGCTTGCTGACCGATCTTTACCAATTGACGATGGCAGCTTGTTACACTGGCGTTGGTATCGAACAACGACGGGCCAGCTTTGAGTTGTCTGTCAGGCGATTACCAGAAGGTTTTGGTTATTTAATTGCAATGGGGCTAACACAGGCATTGGAATATTTAGCCAAAATCCGCTTTAGTGCCTCGCAAATTGCGGCATTACAGGCGACGGGGATTTTTGCTCATGCGAGCGATCGCTTTTGGTCACTTTTAGCTGAGGGAAAATTTACCGGTGATGTTTGGGCAGTACCAGAAGGGACAGCCGTATTTGCCAATCAACCACTGTTGCGAGTGGAAGCACCCCTTTGGCAAGCACAACTCGTAGAAACTTACCTGTTGAATACGATTAATTACCAGACTTTGATTGCTACAAAAGCAGCAAGATTACGGGATGTAGCAGGGGAATCAGCAACACTTTTAGAGTTTGGCACAAGACGAGCATTTAGTCCCCAAGGAGCTTTGTGGGCGGCGCGGGCAGCATTAGCAGGTGGGTTAGATTCTACTTCCAATGTGTTAGCAGCGCTACAACTGGGAGAAAAGCCGAGTGGTACGATGGCTCACGCCCTGGTGATGGCGTTATCAGCAATAGAAGGCACTGAAGAACAAGCTTTTAGTGCATTCCATCGATATTTTCCGGGTGCGCCGTTGCTGATTGATACTTACGATACCGTTGCTGCTGCCCAGCGCTTGGCCCAAAAAGTAAATTCCGGGGAAATGCAATTATCAGGAGTGCGATTAGACTCAGGAGATTTAGTTACCTTATCAAAACAGGTGCGATCGCTTCTCCCTGATGTGCCAATTTTTGCTAGTGGCGACTTGGATGAGTGGGAAATTGCCAGATTAAAAGCTGCTGGGGCACAAATTGATGGTTACGGATTGGGAACGCGATTAGTTACAGGTTCGCCTGTAAATGGAGTCTATAAACTTGTAGACATTGATGGTATCCCAGTGATGAAGCAGTCAAGTGGTAAGGTTACTTATCCAGGGCGTAAGCAGATTTTTCGCTCGTTTACGGGAGGAAAGGTAAAAGCAGACAGGTTGGGACTCTTAGGTGAAAGTCCTCTAGAGGAAGAAACTTTGTTGCAATTGGTAGTGCAGGAGGGTGAACAGGTGCAACCGTTCGAGTCGTTGGCGACAATTCGTCAGCGTACCTTTGCCTCAGTTGCGAGTTTGTCAGAACAGACACGGCGTTTGGATCTTCCTATAGCTGTAGAGGTGGAGATTTCTGAGGGGTTACGGGTGTTGACTGAAGAAACTAAGAAACGAACCGCAGAGGCGCAGAGAAGCCAGTGCGTTGCGGGGGTTCCCCCCGTTGTAGCACCTGGCGCGACACAGAGGTAA
- the thrB gene encoding homoserine kinase yields MSVVSAITVTVPATTANLGPGFDCIGAALKLYNEFKFTRQEGGLTIHVTGTEAERVQTDESNLLYQAFVKFYQHIEQTPPTVKIEIKLGVPLARGLGSSATAIVGGLVAANQLEGATLSQSQVMELAIAMEGHPDNVVPALLGGCRLAASSGTAWEICDIPWHKDLVPVVAIPNFELSTSEARSVLPTEVSRADTIFNMAHLGLLLRGLETGNGQWLKTALQDRLHQPYRKTLIPGYDALNIAAVSAGAYGMVISGAGPTLLALADKLHSEAVEAAILAAWQEEGITAEVRSLTLDTQGAKSF; encoded by the coding sequence ATGTCTGTTGTTTCTGCCATTACTGTTACCGTTCCCGCCACAACTGCTAATTTGGGGCCTGGTTTTGATTGCATCGGTGCAGCTTTAAAGCTGTACAACGAGTTTAAGTTCACTCGCCAAGAGGGTGGGTTAACTATTCATGTCACTGGTACGGAAGCTGAACGAGTCCAAACGGATGAAAGCAATCTTCTCTACCAAGCATTTGTCAAGTTCTATCAACATATAGAGCAAACACCGCCAACTGTGAAAATAGAAATTAAGTTGGGTGTCCCCTTGGCGAGAGGTTTAGGTAGTTCGGCGACAGCAATTGTTGGTGGGTTGGTTGCTGCTAATCAGCTTGAGGGTGCAACTCTGTCTCAGTCACAAGTGATGGAATTAGCGATCGCAATGGAAGGACATCCTGATAATGTAGTTCCAGCTTTGTTGGGCGGATGTCGTCTCGCGGCTAGCAGTGGCACAGCTTGGGAAATTTGTGATATTCCCTGGCATAAAGATTTAGTACCAGTTGTGGCGATTCCTAATTTTGAACTTTCCACTTCCGAGGCGCGGAGCGTTCTGCCGACTGAGGTGAGTCGCGCTGATACGATTTTCAATATGGCACATTTGGGGTTATTGTTGCGCGGCTTGGAAACTGGTAACGGACAATGGTTAAAGACAGCCTTGCAAGATAGATTGCATCAGCCCTATCGCAAAACTTTGATTCCTGGTTATGACGCTCTCAATATCGCAGCCGTTAGCGCTGGTGCTTATGGTATGGTAATTAGTGGTGCGGGGCCAACACTGTTAGCTTTGGCAGATAAATTACACTCGGAGGCAGTGGAGGCAGCGATATTAGCTGCTTGGCAAGAAGAAGGAATTACAGCCGAAGTGCGATCGCTAACTCTCGATACCCAAGGCGCAAAAAGCTTTTAA
- a CDS encoding CheR family methyltransferase → MNSAEKNPEFENLLIHLRQNRGFDFTGYKRSTLMRRVCKRMQSLTIENFEEYQDYLEVDPEEFNYLFNIILINVTAFFRDSSAWEYLAEQILPNLIKNKRTSDQIRIWSAGCASGEEAYTLAILMAEILGAEDFRQRVKIYATDVDEDALNQARQAVYSAKDVQAVSDELRHKYFEIVGNRYVFRQDLRRSVIFGRHDLLQDAPISRLDLLVNRNTLMYFNSETQGRILARFHFALNDTGYLFLGKAEMLLMHSSLFTPIDLKNRIFTKVSSVNIRDRLLVMANSVDEESSSRLSRHLRLRDMGFDTAPIAQIVIDINGTLVLVNEQARTLFALSPKDLARPFQDLELSYRPIELRSLIERAYTERHPVSLTNVERYLSNTETQYLDVRITPLQETDSSFLGVSIAFHDVTRYIKLQDALQRSQQELETTNEELQSTNEELETTNEELQSTNEELETTNEELQSTNEELETMNEELQSTNEELQTINNELSERTTELNRTNLFLFSILKSLQNGIVVIDSNFNISIWNYMVEDLWGLRTDEVLGKSIFSLDIGLPVEQLRSPIRDSLSGKKQFQEMILDATNRRGRQIKCYLAITPLLGIEMQGAVLMMADVERVSSMISSQEIEERRQQE, encoded by the coding sequence ATGAATTCCGCAGAAAAAAACCCCGAATTTGAAAATCTTCTGATTCATCTTAGACAAAATCGGGGATTTGATTTCACAGGCTACAAGCGTTCGACTTTGATGCGCCGAGTATGCAAGCGGATGCAGTCATTGACTATAGAAAACTTTGAAGAGTATCAAGACTATCTAGAAGTTGATCCAGAAGAATTCAATTATCTTTTTAATATTATCCTAATTAACGTCACTGCTTTTTTTCGAGATTCATCAGCTTGGGAATATCTCGCGGAGCAAATACTACCTAATCTAATTAAAAATAAAAGAACTTCTGACCAAATTCGCATCTGGAGCGCCGGCTGTGCTTCTGGAGAAGAAGCTTATACCTTGGCTATATTGATGGCTGAAATATTGGGAGCAGAGGATTTTCGCCAACGAGTGAAAATCTATGCCACAGATGTAGATGAAGATGCTCTCAATCAGGCTCGTCAAGCTGTGTATTCAGCAAAAGATGTCCAAGCGGTATCAGATGAACTGCGGCACAAATACTTTGAGATTGTCGGTAATCGCTATGTCTTCCGTCAAGATTTGCGCCGCTCAGTAATTTTTGGTCGCCACGATCTGCTTCAGGATGCGCCCATTTCGCGCTTAGATTTGCTGGTTAATCGCAATACATTAATGTATTTTAATTCGGAGACTCAAGGACGAATTCTGGCTCGATTTCATTTTGCACTAAATGATACTGGTTATCTATTTTTAGGAAAAGCAGAAATGCTGTTGATGCATTCGAGTCTGTTTACCCCAATAGACTTAAAAAACCGGATATTTACTAAGGTATCGTCGGTGAATATCCGCGATCGCCTTTTAGTTATGGCAAATTCAGTAGATGAAGAATCTAGCAGCCGTTTGTCTCGACATCTGCGGCTGCGAGACATGGGTTTCGACACAGCCCCAATCGCCCAAATAGTCATTGATATCAATGGCACTCTGGTACTGGTAAACGAGCAAGCGCGGACTTTGTTCGCCCTTTCCCCCAAAGATTTAGCTCGTCCCTTCCAGGATTTAGAACTTTCCTATCGACCGATTGAATTGCGATCGCTAATTGAACGGGCTTATACCGAACGCCACCCTGTCAGTCTGACAAATGTAGAGCGCTATTTGTCTAACACAGAAACCCAATATCTAGATGTGCGAATTACGCCTTTGCAAGAAACAGACAGCAGTTTCTTAGGAGTCAGCATCGCCTTTCATGATGTCACCCGTTATATTAAACTCCAAGATGCCCTACAGCGATCGCAACAAGAATTAGAAACCACCAACGAAGAACTCCAATCTACCAATGAAGAATTAGAAACTACCAACGAAGAACTCCAATCCACTAATGAAGAATTAGAAACTACCAACGAAGAACTCCAATCCACTAATGAAGAATTGGAGACAATGAATGAAGAACTTCAATCTACTAATGAAGAATTACAGACAATTAATAACGAACTGAGCGAGCGCACCACAGAACTTAATCGCACAAACCTTTTTCTCTTCTCTATTCTGAAAAGTCTCCAAAATGGAATAGTTGTAATTGACAGCAACTTTAACATTTCAATTTGGAATTACATGGTAGAAGATTTATGGGGCTTGCGGACTGATGAAGTTTTAGGAAAGTCTATCTTTAGCCTAGATATTGGGCTACCAGTCGAGCAGTTGCGATCGCCTATCCGCGATTCCCTATCTGGGAAAAAACAGTTTCAAGAGATGATCCTTGATGCTACCAATCGTCGGGGTAGACAAATAAAATGTTACTTGGCAATTACTCCTCTCCTTGGCATTGAAATGCAGGGAGCAGTTTTGATGATGGCAGATGTAGAGAGAGTCAGCAGTATGATTTCTAGTCAAGAAATAGAGGAACGCCGCCAGCAGGAATAA
- a CDS encoding chemotaxis protein CheB, which translates to MIQMAQDANNHPPHFRNAAFDIVAIAASAGGLTALVKVLSTLRAAFPAAIAIVQHLAPEHPSFMAEILSRRTDITVKQAQEGDYLTPGTAYIAPPNRHLLVNDDGTLSLSQSKLVHFLRPSADLLFESVAATYKERAIAIVLTGTGSDGAMGVEAIKKMGGTVIVQDLKTAEFSGMPSAAIKTGNVDFILPLDEISNALVTLVEGECREV; encoded by the coding sequence ATGATTCAGATGGCGCAAGATGCCAACAATCATCCACCTCACTTTAGGAATGCTGCCTTTGATATTGTCGCGATCGCAGCCTCAGCAGGTGGTCTGACTGCTCTAGTTAAAGTGCTATCGACTCTAAGAGCAGCATTTCCAGCCGCGATCGCTATTGTGCAGCACCTCGCTCCCGAACATCCGTCATTCATGGCAGAAATTCTCAGTCGGCGCACGGATATTACCGTCAAACAGGCACAGGAAGGAGATTACCTTACCCCAGGAACAGCTTATATTGCTCCACCCAATCGTCACTTGTTAGTTAACGATGACGGCACACTTTCCTTATCACAGTCAAAATTAGTCCATTTTTTACGTCCTTCGGCTGACTTATTATTTGAATCGGTTGCAGCCACTTACAAAGAAAGAGCGATCGCCATTGTGCTAACTGGAACGGGTAGCGACGGCGCGATGGGAGTAGAAGCAATAAAAAAAATGGGCGGTACTGTCATTGTCCAAGACCTAAAAACGGCCGAATTTTCGGGGATGCCTTCAGCCGCGATTAAAACCGGCAACGTAGATTTTATTCTCCCTTTAGATGAAATCTCTAACGCTTTGGTAACTTTAGTGGAAGGAGAATGTAGGGAAGTGTAG
- a CDS encoding polyphosphate kinase 2 family protein, with protein sequence MNYDAFIVPPGSKISLKKNYDPAYKTDFHQKADAANKLQADIERLANYQNILYAQNTYSLLIIFQAMDAAGKDSTIKHVTSGVNPQGFQVYSFKGPSAEELDHDYLWRSMRALPERGRIGIFNRSYYEETLVVRVHPEMLRKQQLPHFPNGNKIWKQRFEEINNFEKYLVDNGVIVLKFFLNVSKSEQKKRFLERIDSPEKNWKFSDSDVKERAFWDDYMKAYEEVFNNTSTKWAPWYVIPADRKWFTRLVVANIICTKLQELNLQYPTVSDEHKQQLLEAKRILEQEDEQINLTGEGKK encoded by the coding sequence ATGAATTACGATGCTTTCATTGTTCCACCAGGTTCAAAGATTTCTCTGAAAAAAAACTATGACCCAGCTTATAAAACTGATTTTCATCAAAAAGCTGATGCTGCAAACAAATTACAGGCAGATATTGAACGATTAGCAAATTACCAAAATATTCTCTATGCTCAAAATACATATTCCTTGCTGATTATTTTTCAGGCAATGGATGCTGCTGGTAAAGATAGCACAATTAAACATGTTACCTCTGGTGTGAACCCGCAAGGATTTCAGGTTTATAGTTTCAAGGGCCCCAGTGCAGAAGAATTAGACCATGATTACCTGTGGCGAAGTATGAGAGCTTTGCCAGAAAGAGGTCGAATTGGGATATTTAACCGCTCATATTATGAAGAAACCCTAGTGGTTCGCGTGCATCCAGAAATGCTGAGAAAGCAACAACTGCCTCATTTTCCTAATGGAAATAAGATATGGAAGCAACGCTTTGAAGAGATTAATAACTTTGAAAAATATTTGGTAGACAATGGCGTGATTGTTCTGAAATTTTTTCTCAACGTCTCTAAATCAGAGCAGAAAAAACGTTTTTTAGAACGGATTGACTCTCCTGAAAAAAATTGGAAGTTTTCAGATAGCGATGTCAAAGAACGAGCTTTTTGGGATGATTATATGAAGGCTTATGAAGAAGTTTTTAACAACACCAGTACAAAATGGGCTCCGTGGTATGTTATTCCTGCCGATCGCAAATGGTTTACGCGCCTGGTAGTCGCTAATATTATCTGTACAAAATTACAAGAATTAAATCTGCAATACCCAACAGTTAGTGACGAACACAAACAGCAACTTTTAGAGGCAAAACGCATTTTAGAACAGGAAGATGAACAAATAAATTTAACAGGTGAAGGCAAAAAATAA
- a CDS encoding proton extrusion protein PcxA has product MKDSFTKTAELLRQNVNQYLRSLNNWFFDTPERALLEAQQAAQRIRNIEIEHFEGKKISSESVNYTETAMSYWQVYLDKNLTIIKIRLAEFQLSRGIVNISNSVLLEKLKVIDEVVEKYAIKDELISSNSALLSNYQPQKINQNEINKQPGLSNIKNLPTTQNDGVLPGSIGRTINRIKADFSPQREEEFVRNYRISKNRTKIALRFLLTLIIVPLLTHILSKQLLVTPILERTRGEKTTQIFINSDMEKEALHELSNFQQNLRFESLLNHAPALSVEVVKEKIKDKAIEIAEEFQVKTNSAVSNVFADLISLISFSIIIVLSSREIAIVKSFIDNIVYGLSDSAKAFLIILFTDIFVGFHSPDGWEVLLEGVAEHLGLPASRNAIFLFIATFPVILNTIFKYWIFRYLSRLSPSALATLKEMDE; this is encoded by the coding sequence ATGAAAGATTCATTTACCAAAACAGCAGAATTGCTTCGCCAAAATGTCAATCAGTATTTGCGATCGCTAAACAATTGGTTTTTCGATACACCAGAAAGGGCACTATTAGAAGCTCAACAAGCCGCTCAGAGAATTAGAAACATCGAGATAGAACATTTTGAAGGTAAAAAAATATCTTCCGAATCAGTAAATTATACTGAAACTGCGATGTCTTATTGGCAAGTCTACCTTGATAAAAATTTAACTATTATCAAGATCAGACTTGCAGAATTCCAACTTAGTCGAGGAATTGTCAATATCTCTAATTCTGTTTTATTAGAAAAGTTGAAGGTTATCGATGAAGTTGTAGAGAAGTATGCTATCAAAGATGAACTAATTAGTAGTAACAGCGCATTACTATCAAATTATCAACCGCAAAAAATTAATCAGAATGAAATCAATAAACAGCCAGGATTGTCTAATATTAAAAATCTGCCTACGACTCAAAACGATGGAGTCTTACCTGGATCTATTGGCAGAACTATTAATAGAATTAAAGCAGATTTTTCCCCACAGAGAGAAGAAGAATTTGTCAGAAATTACCGAATTTCTAAGAATAGGACGAAAATTGCTCTAAGATTTTTACTGACTTTAATTATTGTCCCACTTTTGACTCATATTTTATCTAAACAATTATTAGTAACCCCCATCTTAGAAAGGACTAGAGGAGAGAAGACAACTCAAATTTTTATTAATTCGGACATGGAAAAAGAAGCTCTCCATGAGTTATCTAATTTTCAACAAAATTTGAGATTTGAATCTTTATTAAATCATGCACCAGCCCTCTCAGTAGAAGTAGTAAAAGAAAAAATCAAGGATAAAGCAATTGAGATAGCTGAGGAATTTCAGGTAAAAACTAATAGTGCTGTTAGTAATGTTTTTGCTGATTTGATATCATTAATTTCTTTTAGTATAATTATTGTTTTGAGCAGCAGAGAAATTGCGATTGTGAAGTCTTTTATAGATAATATAGTTTATGGACTGAGCGATAGTGCTAAGGCTTTTTTGATTATTCTGTTTACAGATATATTTGTAGGGTTTCACTCACCAGATGGGTGGGAGGTTCTTCTTGAAGGAGTAGCAGAACATTTAGGTTTACCAGCAAGTAGAAATGCAATATTTCTATTTATTGCAACATTTCCGGTAATTTTAAACACCATCTTCAAATACTGGATATTCCGCTATCTGAGTCGCTTATCTCCGTCGGCATTAGCTACATTAAAAGAGATGGACGAGTAA
- a CDS encoding tetratricopeptide repeat protein, translating to MTLSLCMIVKNEAATLPKCLNSVRKVVDEMVVLDTGSIDRTPNIAQQLGAKVHHFKWCNDFSAARNAALKYVTGDWILVLDADETLTPAIVPQLREAIARDEYLLINLVRQEVGAEQSPYSLVSRLFRNHPDIHFDRPYHALVDDSVSAILTKEPHWQIGYLPGIALVHTGYQKSAIAQNNKYAKAAAAMEGFLATHPHDPYVCSKLGALYVETGKITQGMELLRHGITTSEENYDILYELHYHLGIAYSRLQKFPQAISHYQAAIKLPIYPMLKLGAYNNLGNLLKAAGDFNGAKTAYATTLKIDPNFVFGHYNLAMTYKALGLFTDAIAYYQNAIELNPNYAEAYQNLGVVLLKAGNHQDSLTAFRKAIALHERYNPEEAKRLRQGLQEMELM from the coding sequence ATGACTTTGAGTCTGTGCATGATTGTAAAAAACGAAGCTGCAACACTACCTAAATGCCTGAACAGTGTCAGAAAAGTGGTGGATGAAATGGTAGTCTTGGATACAGGCTCAATCGATCGCACTCCCAATATTGCCCAGCAACTTGGTGCCAAAGTCCATCATTTTAAATGGTGTAATGACTTCAGTGCTGCCCGGAATGCAGCTTTAAAATATGTCACTGGTGACTGGATTTTGGTCTTAGATGCTGATGAAACTCTGACTCCAGCAATTGTACCGCAATTGCGAGAGGCGATCGCTAGAGACGAATACCTGCTCATCAATCTCGTCCGCCAGGAAGTTGGCGCTGAACAATCTCCCTATTCTCTGGTTTCCAGACTGTTCCGCAATCATCCAGACATTCACTTTGACCGTCCTTATCATGCCTTAGTGGATGATAGTGTGTCAGCAATTTTAACTAAAGAACCCCATTGGCAAATAGGTTATTTACCTGGAATCGCACTTGTACACACAGGATATCAAAAAAGTGCGATCGCTCAAAATAACAAATATGCCAAAGCAGCAGCAGCAATGGAAGGATTTCTCGCGACTCATCCTCATGACCCCTATGTTTGCAGTAAATTAGGGGCATTATATGTGGAAACTGGGAAAATAACCCAAGGTATGGAGTTGCTCAGACATGGAATCACCACCTCTGAAGAAAATTATGATATTTTATACGAACTCCACTATCATTTAGGCATTGCTTACAGTCGCTTGCAAAAATTCCCACAGGCGATTTCTCACTATCAAGCTGCTATCAAATTGCCAATTTACCCGATGCTCAAATTAGGAGCATACAACAACTTGGGTAACTTGCTCAAAGCAGCCGGAGATTTCAACGGTGCGAAAACTGCTTACGCCACAACTTTGAAGATTGACCCGAATTTTGTCTTTGGACATTATAACTTGGCAATGACATATAAGGCTTTGGGTTTATTTACAGATGCGATCGCGTATTATCAAAATGCGATCGAGTTAAATCCCAACTATGCTGAAGCGTATCAAAATTTAGGGGTAGTGTTGCTGAAAGCTGGCAATCATCAGGATAGTTTAACAGCTTTTAGAAAAGCGATCGCCCTTCACGAAAGGTATAATCCCGAAGAGGCGAAGAGACTACGTCAAGGCTTGCAAGAAATGGAGTTGATGTAG
- a CDS encoding sulfate ABC transporter substrate-binding protein yields the protein MSESQQSTHLSKLLTERMQAYVMKALQTIQFSYQHTIINWFNRHRVQSFVSLFLVGAFLSIAVASCSGSSSASKNDVKLKLVSFSVTKAAHDQIIPKFVEKWKQEHNQNVTFEQSYGGSVAQAAAVIAGSQEADIVHLALPLDVSKIALAGLIKSGWETKAPRSGIVSRSVAAIVTREGNPKGINTWADLAKDGVKVIAANPKTSGIAIWEFLAFWGSVTLNGGDEATALDYVTKVYKNTPTLTKDAREASDLFFQKNQGDVLINYENEVILAGKNGNKLPYVVPQVNISIDNPVAVVDKNVDKHGTRKVAQAFVDFLYSTEAQREFAKLQYRPVNPTVTQEVASQYPPIQTLFTSQDLGGWDIIQKKFFGDGGIFDKVQAASKA from the coding sequence ATGAGCGAGTCGCAACAATCGACACATTTAAGTAAATTGCTAACTGAGAGAATGCAAGCTTATGTCATGAAAGCTTTGCAGACTATACAATTCTCATATCAACACACTATTATAAATTGGTTCAATAGACACAGAGTGCAAAGTTTTGTCAGTCTGTTTCTAGTAGGTGCTTTTTTAAGCATAGCAGTTGCCTCCTGCTCTGGAAGCAGTTCAGCTAGCAAAAATGATGTTAAGTTGAAACTCGTTTCTTTTTCTGTCACCAAAGCGGCTCATGACCAAATAATCCCCAAATTTGTCGAAAAATGGAAGCAAGAACATAATCAAAACGTCACATTTGAGCAAAGTTATGGTGGTTCTGTAGCTCAAGCGGCGGCTGTGATTGCTGGTTCGCAAGAAGCAGATATAGTACATTTGGCGCTTCCTCTGGATGTCAGCAAAATTGCTCTTGCAGGTTTGATTAAATCAGGTTGGGAAACCAAAGCTCCGAGAAGTGGTATTGTTAGTAGATCGGTTGCTGCGATCGTTACCCGCGAAGGCAATCCCAAAGGTATAAATACTTGGGCAGACTTAGCAAAAGATGGCGTGAAAGTGATTGCGGCTAACCCAAAAACTTCTGGTATTGCTATCTGGGAATTCTTGGCTTTTTGGGGTTCGGTAACTCTAAATGGAGGTGACGAAGCCACAGCGTTAGATTACGTCACTAAAGTTTATAAAAATACTCCTACTTTGACGAAAGATGCTCGTGAAGCTAGCGATTTATTTTTTCAAAAAAATCAGGGTGATGTCTTAATCAACTACGAGAATGAGGTAATTTTAGCAGGTAAAAATGGAAATAAATTACCTTATGTTGTCCCCCAAGTCAATATTTCCATTGATAATCCTGTAGCTGTAGTTGATAAAAACGTTGATAAACACGGTACAAGGAAAGTTGCACAAGCATTTGTTGATTTTCTTTACTCTACAGAAGCTCAACGCGAATTTGCTAAATTACAATATCGTCCTGTGAACCCCACTGTCACCCAAGAAGTAGCATCACAATATCCACCAATTCAAACTTTATTCACATCTCAAGATTTAGGTGGCTGGGATATTATTCAGAAAAAGTTTTTTGGAGATGGAGGAATTTTTGATAAAGTTCAAGCTGCCAGCAAAGCATGA